DNA sequence from the Scophthalmus maximus strain ysfricsl-2021 chromosome 1, ASM2237912v1, whole genome shotgun sequence genome:
ATTTTTCTGtctagagagaaaaaaatccaccagGATGGTGACCGTCAGTGTGATCGTACTCAGCCTCCTGGCCACCGAAGGTATGTCATTAGAAATGCTTCTCCATTTAGGAGTGATCTGGATACATGTCAAATTTCTCTTTGTCCATCCAATGCCAGTGTTTACTCTTTTCATCTCATGCAACAgttgtattatttattcatggaaATCTATTTCATTTCAGACGTTTGAGGTCAGTTTGATGGTGCTGTAAACTAATCCAGAAGAAAGCCATGGAAAATTGcataaacagaaaaacaaaaacagatttatctCAATAGAggacacagacactgtgtttCAGTTGAACTGGTGACAAGAAAGAGTCCAAATATTAATGTcccttttaatttgtatttttttttttatccttgttCACAGTTCTCTCTGCCCCTGTGAACGGTAAGACGCTTGTGTTGAGTTTATCACTCATCAATGATACATCATGAGACTTCCTTATCCTCTTATGTGTTTGTCAAtgcttcctccttcctttgtCCACTGTATAATCCAGTCCGTGAGGACTCCATGACCTTGTTCCACGGGGAGGATTTTCACATCATGCTGCCCTCGCTCGGGTCGGAGGTCACGTTTCGGAACAGGTCCGCTCCAAGGTCGCCTCACCTGGTCCTGATGCGGGGCGGCGCTGTGATCAACAATCGGACTAAGCTCAACCGCCACCTCAGCCACCTCATTATAGATGCAGTgggtgaggaagatgagggcGTGTACACGGTGAAGAATCCAAAGAAGCCCGAGGAGATCAGACACATCATGCTTATAGTCCGAGGTACTGGACCACACGTTAACAACTGCAATGAAGTGGGGTtctggcctagtggttagtgcgtccgTCTCCAATACCTGAGGCTGTGGATTcaatacttaataataatatatttaatactATAAGAGTCAGCGGGTCATTTGATTCTAAATTTTTCTGATGATTTATGTACTTTAAAGGCAATACTTCAAATACTTTTACTAATTGAGTATTTTTACTGTGCAGTTTGTTACTGACTGtaggatctgaatacttcttccagCACTGGATGACATCAAGGCTACAACCCCATAAAGATTAAGCCTCTTACACCTGATCTGGAGTCAGAATCAGTGCAGTGTCATTTCCTCCGCTTTAATCGTGCAGTCAGCAGCCACATAAACCTCACAGTTACACATTGTGGTTGTCTTGTGAGTGCTACAAGTTGCAGCAGGGATCACTCATGACTTGCCATACTGATGAGTGAAAGAAGTAGGCAATGTTTCAAACCCAGCCCAGTTTGAGTGGGTTCAATCGCAGAACGGATAAAGGCGACTGTAGTGTAGCAATATGTGTAAGATTTGGAACATGGACAAAGTAATGTGTCGGGAGGGGAcgaacatttgttttgtgtgtgcgtgagggcATGCCAGCGCTGCCATGCAGTAATTATGCAGCTCTTTAACTGCCAACccactctttccctctctttcctccctgctGTTTTCCTGTCTTTATCTAGTCTTTACTGTCTTCCCTCTGTTTGGTTTGTATCCCTACCCCTTCATTCCAGCTATCCTGATATTTTTGGATCCGTGCTCCCTCTTTTCTCCGCAGTCTGTTCCCCTTTCATCACATTTGCCAGGCCTTGCCCTCGTCCCTCTTCtatgttatatattttcacCTGAAGCAAATAaactctctctatctctctctctccttttcacttAAATGTTTGCAGTGTCTTGTCTGCTGtgattaatgttgttttctcttGCTCAAGAGCAAAGTGTTTACCACCCTCCTTTTACCTTCTAGATTGCTCCAATGAGGAGATCATTAAATACGGAGACTCCTACCATATTAAACTGTCGGGGGTGACTCCTCCCATCACCCTGGAGTACAGGCCCATCGCTGTGGAGGCCAATCAGACATCCAGGTAGAGTTCGCCCAAGAGAATCAGTTGACGTTCAGCTGACATTCTCCCACCGTGATGTACATGCTTTGAGGGACTGTCTCAGAATTATCAGGAGCGTCTTTGACTTTCCCTCCTGCAGACCAGCTCTGGTACTGCTGACCAGTACAGGGATGTCCAGGGAGGGCTACCAGGGTCGCATCAGTGTCAATGAGCACCACGTCAGCCTCAGTGCCGTGACGGGCGCAGACGAGGGTAGCTACACTGTCAGGGATGCCGAAGGTGTTATCCAACGGAAAGTGTGTCTCAACGTCAAGGGTAAGAGGACAAACGAAGACAGATAttattctttctcttctcccatGCTCGACCCGTTTTAGACGGCCAGCACCTTCCATCAGGGTGTTTTCCTCCCTCTGGTTATTATGCTCTTCTCGTCTGCAGTAATGGCTTTTTAAATACCCAAATGTTAATGGTCTCGAGCAGGCTAATACATTGTACATGATCCATGGGCCTGTAAACAGAGCGGTGATGTATTtaatctctctcctccttcccctgccgtctctctgtgtcagaGCGGCAAAACTTTGTGACCCTGCCGTACGGGAAGAGACTGAAGATCAACCTCATACTCAACGTCTCCTTGATCCTTCTCTACTACACCCCCAACTAT
Encoded proteins:
- the si:dkeyp-77h1.4 gene encoding uncharacterized protein si:dkeyp-77h1.4 isoform X2 — translated: MVTVSVIVLSLLATEVLSAPVNVREDSMTLFHGEDFHIMLPSLGSEVTFRNRSAPRSPHLVLMRGGAVINNRTKLNRHLSHLIIDAVGEEDEGVYTVKNPKKPEEIRHIMLIVRDCSNEEIIKYGDSYHIKLSGVTPPITLEYRPIAVEANQTSRPALVLLTSTGMSREGYQGRISVNEHHVSLSAVTGADEGSYTVRDAEGVIQRKVCLNVKERQNFVTLPYGKRLKINLILNVSLILLYYTPNYDLKPHLLLDKGEFTSAQEELGLQDRLSLEGSMLFLDEVKGADAGQFKIVDILGFTLSTVYLEVDPYKLESLYVAIIALLGLLVFLLLACLLSCLIKVKKRANRAAALKKIAQSTGKEDEGEAFRQVVKNITKLSEESKHSQADNTEKSQSTEVDIKTAAAYSECCC